The following proteins come from a genomic window of Hymenobacter canadensis:
- a CDS encoding cytochrome-c peroxidase, with amino-acid sequence MNVIFLAFYLLLMSTRLRFCLPLFGLLLLAAACGKDPDDPAPPNPPPAPATPYTLVLPSQLPQSVTLPADNPLTVEGIELGRKLFYETRLSSTNTMSCGSCHQQSKAFTDGRTRAVGVDGIPHPRNTMSLVNLLWEPNLNWDGSATTLEAQARTPIENPVELHQSLAVGVSKLQQTALYPPLFAQAFGSATVTEANVLKALAQFERTLISSNSRYEKSLLRQAALSADERAGRVLFFNHPGEGGIVTARGGSCDHCHNGNNFLFTASRLGTTQYFNNGLDLTFTDQGRFNVTGLNADRGRFRVPTLRNIALTAPYMHDGRFRTLEEVVNHYNEHMLSNSPNVDPILLLSNTTGGTKLDLTTTEKRQLVAFLKTLTDSTFIQNPRFSNPF; translated from the coding sequence TTGAACGTCATCTTCCTCGCTTTCTATTTGCTGCTGATGAGTACCCGCCTGCGCTTCTGCTTGCCGCTGTTCGGTTTGTTGCTGTTGGCAGCAGCCTGCGGTAAAGACCCGGACGATCCGGCCCCGCCTAATCCGCCGCCGGCCCCGGCTACGCCCTACACGTTGGTGCTACCCTCGCAGCTGCCCCAGAGCGTGACCCTGCCCGCCGACAACCCCCTCACCGTGGAAGGCATTGAGCTGGGCCGTAAACTGTTCTACGAAACCCGGCTTTCCAGCACCAACACCATGTCGTGCGGAAGCTGCCACCAGCAAAGCAAGGCCTTCACCGATGGGCGCACCCGCGCGGTTGGGGTAGATGGCATACCGCATCCGCGCAACACCATGTCGCTGGTGAACCTGCTCTGGGAGCCCAACCTGAACTGGGATGGCTCGGCCACGACCCTCGAAGCCCAGGCCCGCACACCCATCGAAAACCCGGTGGAGCTGCACCAGTCGCTGGCCGTGGGCGTGAGCAAGCTGCAGCAGACTGCCCTCTACCCGCCCCTGTTTGCCCAGGCGTTCGGCTCCGCAACTGTCACCGAAGCCAACGTCCTCAAGGCGCTGGCGCAGTTCGAACGGACCCTGATTTCGTCAAACTCGCGCTACGAAAAGTCGTTACTGCGGCAAGCTGCGCTTAGTGCTGATGAGCGGGCCGGACGCGTCCTGTTCTTCAACCACCCGGGCGAAGGCGGCATTGTCACGGCCCGCGGCGGCTCCTGCGACCATTGCCACAACGGCAACAACTTCCTGTTCACAGCCAGCCGCCTCGGCACCACCCAATACTTCAACAACGGCCTCGACCTTACCTTCACCGACCAGGGCCGCTTCAACGTAACGGGCCTAAATGCCGACCGGGGCCGCTTCCGCGTGCCCACCCTGCGCAACATTGCCCTGACGGCGCCCTACATGCACGACGGCCGGTTCCGGACCCTGGAAGAAGTAGTGAACCATTACAATGAGCACATGCTCAGCAACAGCCCCAACGTCGACCCCATTCTACTACTTTCCAACACCACCGGCGGCACCAAACTGGATCTGACAACCACTGAGAAGCGCCAGCTCGTCGCCTTCCTCAAAACGCTCACCGATTCCACGTTTATCCAGAATCCGCGCTTTTCCAATCCGTTTTGA
- a CDS encoding NADPH-dependent FMN reductase, whose product MITIIVGTNRPDSRARRIANLYAGLLADLQAEHQILDLVELPADVSVSALYANTGRHPGFNRLADQASAADKLVFVVPEYNCSFPGVLKTFIDGLPYKGGIRGKKAALIGLGTGAQGGLLALSHLTDVLMYLNTTVVPARVRLPFIDQHLTAEGELTNEFYAQLLREQAAQLVTS is encoded by the coding sequence ATGATTACCATCATTGTCGGTACCAACCGCCCCGATTCCCGCGCCCGGCGCATTGCCAATCTCTACGCCGGCTTACTCGCCGACCTGCAGGCCGAGCACCAGATTCTGGATTTGGTGGAGCTACCCGCCGACGTCAGCGTATCGGCTTTGTACGCCAACACCGGCCGGCACCCCGGTTTCAACCGGCTGGCCGACCAGGCTTCGGCGGCCGATAAGCTGGTGTTTGTGGTGCCGGAGTACAACTGCTCGTTTCCGGGGGTGCTTAAAACGTTTATTGACGGCCTGCCCTACAAGGGCGGCATCCGGGGCAAAAAAGCGGCTTTGATTGGACTGGGAACCGGCGCCCAGGGCGGTCTGCTGGCCCTGAGCCACCTCACCGACGTGCTCATGTACCTCAATACCACCGTAGTGCCGGCCCGCGTGCGCCTGCCGTTCATTGATCAGCACCTGACCGCCGAAGGTGAGTTGACCAACGAATTCTACGCCCAATTGCTGCGCGAGCAGGCTGCTCAGCTGGTTACGAGCTAG
- the ftsA gene encoding cell division protein FtsA, whose translation MQHDKIVVGLDIGTTKICALVGRKNEFGKLEILGMGKAVSEGVVRGIVSNIDKTVDAIKRAIRQAEEQSGINIGVVNVGIAGQHIKSLQHNGSITRASADNEITQEDVERLTGDMYRLVTPPGSQIIHVMPQDYKVDYEEGIMDPVGMSGVRLEGNFHIITAQSTAINNINKCVTKAGLEIDNLILEPLASSMSVLSDEEKEAGVALIDIGGGTTDLAIFKDGIIRHAAVLPFGGNIVTSDIKLGCQVMQNQAEQLKVKFGKAIAEEASDYEIVSIPGLRDRAPKEISLKNLAYIIEARMEEIIELVYAEIQRTGHADKLAAGIVLTGGGSQLQNLVQLTEYVTGLDTRIGYPNEHLGKSKIEAVKSPMYATTVGLVLTGYRSLDERLNRNYEQQEEIRPAAVPYYQAAAPTPAPQPVAKAEPQKPAEPKKPSGASKFLSDIISRTKGLLIDDFDDKQY comes from the coding sequence ATGCAGCACGATAAGATTGTAGTCGGCCTCGACATTGGAACCACCAAAATCTGCGCCCTTGTGGGCCGCAAAAACGAATTTGGCAAGCTCGAAATCTTGGGCATGGGCAAAGCCGTGTCGGAGGGTGTCGTGCGCGGTATCGTGTCCAACATCGACAAAACCGTAGACGCTATCAAGCGGGCCATCCGGCAGGCCGAAGAGCAGTCCGGTATCAACATTGGCGTGGTGAACGTGGGCATTGCCGGCCAGCACATCAAGAGCCTGCAGCACAACGGCAGCATCACGCGCGCCTCCGCCGACAATGAAATCACGCAGGAAGACGTGGAGCGCCTCACCGGCGACATGTACCGCCTCGTGACGCCTCCCGGCTCGCAGATCATCCACGTGATGCCGCAGGACTACAAAGTCGACTACGAGGAAGGCATCATGGACCCCGTGGGCATGTCGGGCGTGCGCCTGGAAGGCAACTTCCACATCATCACGGCCCAGAGCACGGCCATCAATAACATCAACAAGTGCGTCACGAAGGCTGGCCTCGAAATCGACAACCTGATTCTGGAGCCGCTGGCTTCCAGCATGTCGGTGCTGTCGGATGAGGAGAAGGAAGCCGGTGTGGCCCTGATTGACATCGGGGGCGGCACTACCGACCTGGCCATTTTCAAGGACGGCATCATCCGCCACGCGGCGGTGCTGCCGTTTGGCGGCAACATCGTGACCAGCGACATCAAGCTGGGCTGCCAGGTGATGCAGAACCAGGCCGAGCAGCTGAAGGTGAAGTTCGGCAAAGCCATTGCCGAGGAAGCTTCCGATTACGAAATCGTGAGCATCCCCGGCCTGCGCGACCGGGCTCCCAAGGAAATCAGCCTCAAAAACCTGGCCTACATCATCGAGGCCCGGATGGAGGAAATTATCGAGCTGGTGTATGCTGAAATCCAGCGCACCGGCCACGCCGACAAGCTGGCGGCCGGCATCGTGCTGACCGGCGGCGGCTCACAGCTTCAGAACCTGGTGCAGCTCACGGAGTACGTAACGGGCCTCGACACCCGCATCGGCTACCCCAACGAGCACCTAGGCAAGAGCAAGATCGAAGCCGTGAAGTCGCCGATGTACGCCACCACGGTGGGCCTCGTGCTGACCGGCTACCGCTCGCTCGATGAGCGCCTGAACCGCAACTACGAGCAGCAGGAGGAAATTCGTCCGGCGGCCGTACCATACTACCAAGCCGCCGCGCCGACTCCTGCTCCGCAGCCCGTGGCCAAAGCGGAGCCCCAGAAGCCTGCTGAGCCCAAAAAACCATCCGGGGCCAGCAAATTCCTGTCGGACATCATTAGCCGCACCAAAGGCCTGCTCATCGACGATTTCGACGATAAGCAGTACTAG
- a CDS encoding cytochrome-c peroxidase has translation MKPLLRCYALLLLLASGCQTDADVNPVGEVPGTLVPGNFPVPVYSPEKNPPTRAAFELGRTLFYDPRLSRTGEVSCGSCHQQFVAFAHAGHTLSHGVDNLLGTRNAPALQNLRWKPNFFWDGGPSNLETMPLAPITNPVEMDETLDNVLRKLNADASYQRRFAQVFGGRGPIDSYQFLRALAQFTAALTSANSRYDRYARQEAGGTLSEPELRGLAVLRQKCGSCHAGELFTDESFRNNGLDSRFSADSGRAHITGRSIDVGRFKVPSLRNVLHTAPYMHDGRFATLGEVLDHYDHGMVESGTLDAQLRRPGQAPGIPLTALERTQLLAFLATLTDEEFLRNPQLSEQ, from the coding sequence ATGAAGCCGCTGCTGCGCTGCTATGCGCTGCTACTACTGCTGGCCAGCGGCTGCCAGACCGATGCCGACGTGAACCCCGTGGGCGAAGTGCCCGGCACCCTGGTGCCGGGCAACTTCCCCGTGCCGGTATATAGCCCGGAGAAAAACCCACCTACCCGCGCCGCCTTCGAGCTGGGCCGGACGCTGTTTTATGATCCGCGCCTCTCGCGCACCGGCGAAGTGTCGTGCGGCAGCTGCCACCAGCAGTTTGTGGCCTTCGCGCACGCCGGGCACACGCTCAGCCACGGCGTCGACAACCTGCTGGGGACGCGTAATGCGCCGGCCCTGCAAAACCTGCGCTGGAAGCCCAACTTCTTCTGGGACGGCGGCCCCAGCAACCTTGAAACCATGCCGCTGGCCCCCATCACCAACCCCGTGGAGATGGACGAAACGCTCGACAACGTGCTGCGCAAGCTCAATGCCGATGCCAGCTACCAGCGCCGGTTTGCGCAGGTGTTCGGCGGCCGCGGCCCCATCGACTCTTACCAGTTTCTGCGGGCGCTGGCGCAGTTCACGGCCGCCCTCACCTCGGCCAACTCCCGCTACGACCGGTATGCGCGGCAAGAAGCGGGCGGCACCCTCAGCGAGCCGGAGCTGCGCGGCTTGGCTGTACTGCGCCAGAAGTGCGGCAGCTGCCACGCCGGCGAGCTGTTCACCGACGAGTCGTTCCGCAACAACGGGCTCGACAGCCGCTTTTCCGCCGATTCGGGACGGGCGCACATCACCGGGCGCAGCATTGATGTGGGCCGTTTCAAGGTACCGAGCCTGCGCAACGTGCTGCACACCGCGCCCTACATGCACGATGGCCGCTTTGCCACCCTCGGCGAAGTGCTCGACCATTACGACCACGGCATGGTGGAATCGGGCACGCTGGATGCGCAGCTGCGGCGGCCGGGGCAGGCGCCGGGCATTCCGCTCACGGCCTTGGAACGCACCCAGTTGCTGGCATTTCTGGCTACCCTCACCGACGAGGAGTTTCTGCGTAATCCGCAGCTTTCCGAGCAATAA
- a CDS encoding chloride channel protein produces MIIQPGALLREYRLLLLFSFRWLLLSAIVGGLAGTASAGFLVALDFVTSWRELHPWIIALLPVGGLLVGLLYHYWGKSVEGGNNLLLDEINRPTQLVPLRMVPLVLVGTLLTHLFGGSAGREGTAVQMGGALADQLSRWPRLVRRRERRLLLLAGLSAGFASVFGTPLAGAVFGLEVVLLGRLRYDALLPAFLAAAAADYVTRAWGVGHTAYPLLAVPAIAPLPLLSAAAAGVAFGLAGRLFAGATHVVSAFYKRLIAWPPLRPVVGGAVVALLIWASGTTRYSGLGVPTIVQAFQEPLPVYVFALKILFTALTLGAAFKGGEVTPLFFVGATLGNALALVLPLPMPLLAGLGFAAVFAGAANTPLACTLLAMELFGHECGLYAGLACVVSYLFSGHRGIYGAQVVGQAKHCLWQRQQGRRLRDLL; encoded by the coding sequence ATGATTATCCAGCCCGGAGCGCTGTTGCGCGAATATCGTTTGCTGCTGCTGTTCAGCTTCCGCTGGTTGCTGCTGAGTGCCATCGTCGGGGGGCTGGCCGGTACGGCATCCGCGGGCTTTCTGGTGGCGCTGGATTTCGTGACCAGCTGGCGCGAGCTGCATCCCTGGATTATTGCGCTGCTGCCGGTGGGCGGCCTGCTGGTGGGGCTGCTCTACCACTACTGGGGCAAAAGCGTGGAAGGCGGCAACAACCTGCTGCTCGACGAAATCAATCGGCCCACCCAACTCGTGCCGCTACGCATGGTGCCGCTGGTGCTGGTGGGCACGCTGCTCACGCACCTGTTTGGCGGCTCGGCGGGCCGCGAGGGTACGGCCGTGCAGATGGGCGGGGCCCTTGCCGACCAGCTCAGCCGCTGGCCGCGCCTGGTGCGGCGGCGGGAACGGCGGTTGCTGCTGCTGGCCGGGCTGAGTGCCGGGTTTGCCTCGGTATTCGGGACACCGCTGGCCGGGGCCGTGTTTGGGCTGGAAGTGGTGCTGCTGGGGCGCCTGCGCTACGATGCGCTGCTGCCCGCCTTCCTGGCCGCCGCCGCCGCCGACTACGTGACGCGGGCCTGGGGTGTGGGACACACGGCGTATCCGTTGCTGGCGGTGCCGGCCATTGCGCCGCTGCCGCTGCTGAGTGCGGCGGCAGCGGGCGTGGCATTTGGGCTGGCTGGGCGCTTGTTTGCAGGAGCTACGCACGTAGTATCGGCGTTCTACAAGCGCCTGATTGCCTGGCCGCCGCTGCGGCCGGTGGTGGGTGGGGCCGTGGTGGCGCTGCTGATTTGGGCGTCCGGCACCACGCGCTACAGCGGGCTAGGGGTGCCCACTATTGTGCAGGCGTTTCAGGAGCCACTTCCGGTCTACGTTTTCGCCCTGAAAATTTTGTTTACGGCCCTTACGCTGGGGGCCGCTTTCAAAGGCGGAGAAGTGACGCCGCTGTTTTTTGTGGGCGCCACGCTGGGCAACGCCTTAGCGCTGGTGCTGCCGCTGCCCATGCCGCTGCTGGCCGGCCTGGGTTTCGCGGCGGTGTTTGCCGGGGCGGCCAACACGCCCCTGGCCTGCACGCTGCTGGCCATGGAGCTATTTGGGCACGAGTGCGGCCTTTACGCCGGGCTGGCTTGTGTGGTGAGCTACCTGTTTTCGGGGCACCGGGGCATCTATGGCGCGCAGGTGGTCGGCCAAGCCAAGCACTGCCTCTGGCAGCGCCAACAGGGCCGCCGCCTGCGGGATTTGTTGTGA
- a CDS encoding succinate dehydrogenase/fumarate reductase iron-sulfur subunit: MNLTLKVWRQKSRTAAGAIVDYQVKDISPEMSFLEMLDVLNEDLLRKGDEPVAFDHDCREGICGSCNLFINGRAHGPETGTTTCQLHMRKFSDGDTITIEPWRANAFPVNRDLSVDRSAFDRIIQAGGYVSVNTGGAPDGNEIPIPKEIADRAFEAATCIGCGACVASCKNASAMLFVSAKVSQLALLPQGHVERKTRVENMVAQMDKEGFGACTNIGSCAAECPVGISLENIAILNREFLAAKATSNNLA; encoded by the coding sequence ATGAACCTCACGCTGAAGGTGTGGCGGCAGAAAAGCCGTACTGCCGCTGGCGCGATTGTAGATTACCAGGTAAAGGATATTTCGCCCGAAATGTCGTTCCTGGAGATGCTGGACGTGCTTAACGAGGACCTGCTGCGCAAAGGTGATGAGCCTGTTGCCTTCGACCACGACTGCCGCGAAGGCATCTGTGGCTCGTGCAACCTGTTCATCAACGGCCGTGCTCACGGTCCTGAGACCGGCACGACCACCTGCCAGTTGCACATGCGCAAGTTCTCGGATGGTGACACCATCACCATCGAGCCTTGGCGCGCCAATGCCTTCCCCGTGAACCGCGACCTGAGCGTAGACCGCTCGGCCTTCGACCGGATCATTCAGGCGGGTGGCTACGTGAGCGTGAACACCGGCGGCGCCCCCGACGGCAACGAAATTCCGATTCCTAAGGAAATTGCTGACCGCGCCTTCGAAGCCGCTACCTGCATTGGCTGCGGGGCCTGCGTGGCCTCGTGCAAGAATGCTTCGGCCATGCTGTTCGTTTCAGCGAAGGTGAGCCAGCTGGCTTTGCTGCCCCAGGGCCACGTGGAGCGCAAAACCCGCGTGGAAAACATGGTGGCGCAGATGGACAAGGAAGGTTTTGGTGCCTGCACCAATATCGGGTCGTGCGCGGCGGAGTGCCCGGTGGGCATCTCGCTGGAGAACATTGCCATCCTGAACCGCGAATTCCTGGCCGCCAAAGCAACTTCCAATAACCTCGCGTAA
- a CDS encoding MbnP family protein: protein MKFLQNAILCLSLFAATASLSSCDKDDDESPALGQMNLEFENVVGTSPLQLSSATPYLTPAGDQFTVTTFRYYISNIKLKKADGTEFAQPESYYLIDEALPTSKTFSISNIPTGDYTGLTFTIGVDSARNVAGVQTGALAPGDMFWNWNSGYIYTKLEGRSPQTSNGAIVFHIGGFKSPNNTIRTVSPTLNGASIQIRDGRTPEVHFKANVLKMFSGPTTIRFATVSNTMGGPNSVLVANNQAAGMFTVDHIHGN, encoded by the coding sequence ATGAAATTTCTGCAAAACGCCATCCTGTGCCTTTCCCTTTTTGCTGCCACTGCCTCGCTTTCCTCCTGCGACAAGGATGACGACGAGAGCCCAGCCCTGGGCCAGATGAACCTGGAATTTGAAAACGTGGTGGGCACCTCGCCCCTACAGCTTAGCAGTGCCACGCCCTACCTGACGCCCGCCGGCGACCAGTTCACCGTCACGACGTTCCGCTACTATATTTCCAACATTAAGCTCAAAAAGGCCGACGGCACGGAGTTCGCGCAGCCCGAGAGCTATTACCTGATTGATGAAGCGCTGCCGACTTCCAAAACTTTTTCCATCTCCAACATCCCGACCGGCGACTACACCGGCCTTACGTTCACGATTGGAGTAGATAGCGCCCGCAACGTGGCCGGCGTGCAAACCGGTGCCCTGGCCCCCGGCGACATGTTCTGGAACTGGAACTCGGGCTACATCTACACCAAGCTGGAAGGCCGCTCGCCGCAGACAAGCAACGGCGCTATCGTGTTTCACATTGGCGGCTTCAAGAGCCCCAACAACACCATCCGGACGGTTTCGCCCACGCTGAATGGGGCCAGTATTCAGATCCGCGACGGCCGGACGCCCGAAGTGCACTTCAAGGCCAACGTGCTGAAGATGTTCTCGGGCCCCACTACCATCCGGTTTGCCACGGTCAGCAATACCATGGGCGGGCCGAATTCGGTGCTGGTTGCCAATAACCAGGCGGCCGGCATGTTCACCGTCGACCACATCCACGGCAACTAG
- the ftsZ gene encoding cell division protein FtsZ, producing the protein MNYKFDIPAQSKSIIKVIGVGGGGSNAVNHMFSQGIKDVEFVICNTDKQALASSTVPNRLQIGLDLTEGLGAGANPERGKQAAIESREQIRELLSNGTKMVFITAGMGGGTGTGAAPVIAKVAKELGILTVGIVTAPFMFEGKKKRQQAEHGIKELSENCDTVLVILNDKLREIYGNLPIRSAFAKADNVLSTAAKSIAEIITVTADVNVDFEDVKTVMKDSGAAVMGSSITEGENRARRAAEEALASPLLNNTDIHGAQRILLSIMSGDQAELEMDELTEITECIQDKAGQNAEVIFGHGIDATLGQSIRVTVIATGFAREAHTITAVPVREEEPALPQPEPQLNVFNKESLDVSSAPVVPSFTSSPQPVAATPEPVKFDLETSPYTGQVPPVSAPSSPAPEPVVYQATQPAPPIAGRPAIDARADERRRRLQELSNGLTNDAIKDQLETPAYLRRQVKLENVTPSSERNISRFNLSDDNELLGDNRFLHDNVD; encoded by the coding sequence ATGAATTATAAATTCGACATCCCGGCGCAGTCCAAGTCCATCATCAAGGTGATTGGCGTGGGTGGGGGCGGCTCTAACGCCGTCAACCACATGTTCAGCCAGGGCATCAAGGACGTGGAATTCGTCATCTGCAACACCGACAAGCAGGCCTTGGCCTCCTCGACTGTGCCCAACCGCCTGCAGATCGGCCTCGACCTGACCGAAGGCCTCGGGGCCGGCGCTAACCCTGAACGGGGCAAGCAAGCCGCCATCGAGAGCCGCGAACAAATCCGGGAGCTTCTCAGCAACGGCACCAAGATGGTGTTTATCACGGCCGGTATGGGCGGTGGTACGGGCACGGGCGCCGCGCCGGTTATTGCCAAGGTGGCTAAGGAGCTGGGCATCCTCACGGTGGGGATAGTGACGGCTCCGTTCATGTTCGAGGGTAAAAAGAAGCGCCAGCAGGCCGAACACGGTATCAAGGAGCTCAGCGAGAACTGTGACACCGTACTGGTGATTCTTAACGATAAGCTGCGCGAGATTTACGGCAACCTGCCCATCCGCTCGGCCTTTGCCAAGGCCGATAACGTGCTCAGCACGGCCGCTAAGTCCATTGCCGAAATCATCACGGTGACGGCCGACGTGAACGTGGACTTTGAGGACGTGAAAACGGTGATGAAGGACAGCGGCGCCGCCGTAATGGGCAGCAGCATCACGGAAGGCGAGAACCGCGCCCGCCGTGCGGCCGAGGAGGCTTTGGCTTCGCCGCTGCTCAACAACACCGACATTCACGGTGCCCAGCGCATCCTGCTCAGCATCATGTCCGGCGACCAGGCTGAGCTGGAAATGGACGAGCTGACCGAAATTACGGAGTGCATCCAAGACAAAGCGGGCCAGAATGCCGAGGTGATTTTCGGCCATGGTATCGACGCCACCTTGGGCCAGAGCATCCGCGTGACGGTAATTGCCACGGGTTTTGCCCGCGAGGCGCATACCATTACGGCAGTGCCGGTGCGGGAAGAGGAGCCGGCTCTGCCGCAGCCCGAGCCGCAGCTGAACGTGTTCAACAAGGAGTCGCTGGACGTTTCTTCGGCTCCGGTGGTGCCGTCTTTCACCAGCTCCCCGCAGCCGGTAGCGGCCACGCCCGAGCCGGTGAAGTTCGACTTGGAAACGTCGCCGTACACGGGGCAGGTGCCGCCGGTATCGGCTCCCTCGTCGCCTGCTCCCGAGCCGGTGGTGTACCAGGCTACCCAGCCGGCGCCGCCCATTGCGGGCCGCCCGGCCATCGACGCCCGCGCCGATGAGCGCCGCCGCCGCCTGCAGGAGCTCAGCAACGGCCTCACCAACGACGCCATCAAGGACCAGCTGGAAACGCCTGCCTACCTGCGCCGTCAGGTGAAGCTGGAAAATGTGACGCCTTCTTCGGAGCGCAACATTAGCCGTTTCAACCTCTCCGACGATAACGAACTGCTGGGCGACAACCGCTTTCTGCACGACAACGTCGACTAG